The following proteins are encoded in a genomic region of Natronogracilivirga saccharolytica:
- a CDS encoding NfeD family protein, producing MRTRIIFFLFILVAFSLSWMAAATLEAESSSEKVYVIRVEGLIDNGLNMYIDRGVSAAENDEEAIGVILHMDTFGGLVDAADKIRKRLLASEIPVVTFIDANAASAGALISFATDNIFMVPGGSIGAATVVDGAGEKADEKMQSYMRGLMRSTAEAKGYDPRIAEAMVDERIEIEGVIAEGELLTFSASEALENDVSTATVRSLREVSAEMGWEQAELFNVDERWEESVIRFFASPVLQSLLMLMMLGGLYFELQSPGIGFAGAIAGIGAILFFLPLYIMGLAQFWEILIVIIGIGLIAVEIFVLPGIGIAGVTGAVLLLFGLFASLVGNVGFSFPSLDEMRTQLWTILLTLLLAIAFIASTIRYVMKTPFFGRLVLTKSTDTASGYTSYENKDDLLGKEGVALTSLRISGTARIGDRRVDVVSDGQYIDKGTRIKVISTAAGQVVVTRVEDY from the coding sequence ATGAGAACACGAATCATTTTTTTTCTATTCATACTGGTTGCTTTTTCCCTTAGCTGGATGGCAGCTGCTACACTGGAAGCAGAGTCTTCATCAGAGAAAGTCTACGTGATCCGTGTCGAGGGACTGATTGACAACGGGTTGAACATGTATATTGACCGGGGCGTGTCGGCCGCCGAAAATGATGAGGAGGCGATCGGGGTCATTCTCCATATGGATACCTTCGGCGGACTGGTTGATGCGGCTGACAAGATCAGGAAACGACTGCTCGCTTCCGAGATCCCCGTAGTCACCTTTATCGATGCCAACGCCGCCTCGGCCGGGGCTCTTATCTCGTTTGCGACCGACAACATATTCATGGTGCCCGGTGGATCCATTGGTGCGGCCACAGTGGTGGATGGTGCCGGTGAGAAAGCCGATGAGAAAATGCAGAGTTATATGCGTGGACTGATGCGGTCGACGGCCGAAGCCAAAGGGTACGATCCGAGGATTGCGGAGGCCATGGTGGACGAGCGCATCGAAATTGAAGGGGTCATCGCCGAGGGCGAACTGCTGACATTCAGCGCTTCTGAAGCGCTCGAGAATGATGTTTCCACTGCTACAGTCAGATCGCTTCGGGAAGTGAGTGCAGAAATGGGGTGGGAACAGGCCGAACTGTTTAATGTGGACGAGCGCTGGGAGGAGTCGGTCATCCGGTTCTTTGCCTCACCCGTGCTGCAAAGTCTTCTGATGCTTATGATGCTGGGCGGACTTTATTTTGAGCTGCAGTCACCGGGTATTGGATTTGCCGGGGCAATCGCAGGCATCGGTGCGATTTTGTTTTTTCTTCCGCTCTACATCATGGGCCTGGCACAGTTCTGGGAAATTCTCATCGTTATCATTGGCATCGGGTTGATTGCCGTTGAAATATTCGTGCTGCCCGGAATCGGCATTGCCGGAGTAACGGGAGCTGTTCTGCTGCTTTTCGGATTGTTTGCATCGCTGGTGGGTAATGTCGGGTTCAGTTTCCCAAGTCTGGACGAAATGCGGACCCAGTTGTGGACCATTTTACTGACACTCTTGCTTGCCATTGCTTTTATTGCATCTACTATTAGGTATGTGATGAAAACACCGTTTTTTGGCCGACTGGTACTGACCAAGTCGACTGACACGGCTTCCGGGTACACATCCTATGAAAACAAGGACGATCTGTTGGGTAAAGAAGGGGTGGCATTGACGTCGCTGAGAATTTCGGGAACGGCCAGAATCGGGGACCGGCGGGTGGATGTGGTCTCTGATGGCCAATACATCGATAAGGGAACCCGGATCAAGGTTATCTCGACAGCGGCCGGACAGGTTGTGGTAACGCGAGTTGAGGACTATTGA
- the thiL gene encoding thiamine-phosphate kinase has protein sequence MTTKTSKPEHPLKAVGEFGLISKIQTWFDEPTSDLLGIGDDCTVIPREDDRLDLITTDMLIEETHFLLDKIEPEDLGHKSLAVNLSDIAAMGGTPEYAWLSIGLTEKNDIGWLEQFFSGMKDLAKQHGVRLLGGDTTRSQKHMVINILVSGKTNSPGLKLRSSARVGDIVFVTGMLGDSGAGLQLLLNNQFPGESPAEQKLIKAHNRPDPCVIQGQWLGGQSAVHALIDVSDGIASDAGHIAARSGLGIDLELTKLPVSNELTEISGKYGWSAIDLACSAGEDYVLLGTCSPSEFDGICESYRKAFPDDGPSGGNHPEPDLFPIGYVRKHDEQRPPVRFLQDGSPAPYGSRGFDHFKV, from the coding sequence ATGACAACAAAAACATCCAAACCGGAACATCCGCTCAAGGCAGTCGGCGAGTTTGGACTGATTTCCAAAATTCAGACCTGGTTTGATGAGCCCACTTCCGATCTGCTTGGAATCGGCGACGATTGTACGGTTATCCCGCGGGAAGATGACCGTCTTGATCTGATCACGACCGACATGCTCATCGAAGAAACGCATTTCCTTCTCGACAAAATTGAACCGGAGGATCTGGGGCATAAATCACTTGCCGTCAATCTGAGCGATATCGCCGCCATGGGGGGCACTCCGGAATACGCCTGGCTGTCCATCGGGCTGACGGAGAAAAATGACATCGGATGGCTCGAGCAGTTTTTCTCGGGTATGAAAGATCTGGCAAAACAGCACGGGGTCCGGCTGCTTGGAGGTGATACCACGCGATCACAAAAGCATATGGTGATCAATATTCTGGTTTCGGGAAAAACCAACTCACCCGGACTCAAGCTGCGCTCATCTGCACGAGTCGGGGATATCGTTTTTGTGACCGGTATGCTTGGTGATTCCGGTGCAGGTCTGCAGTTATTGCTGAATAATCAGTTTCCCGGTGAATCGCCAGCAGAGCAAAAGCTGATCAAAGCACATAACCGGCCGGATCCGTGTGTGATTCAGGGTCAATGGCTGGGAGGCCAATCCGCAGTTCATGCACTTATTGATGTCTCCGACGGCATTGCCTCGGATGCCGGGCACATAGCCGCCCGCTCCGGGTTGGGTATTGATCTTGAGTTGACAAAGTTACCTGTCAGCAATGAACTGACCGAAATTTCCGGAAAGTATGGCTGGAGTGCCATCGATCTCGCATGCTCAGCCGGCGAAGACTATGTCCTGCTGGGCACCTGCAGTCCGTCTGAATTTGATGGGATCTGTGAATCGTACCGGAAGGCCTTTCCGGATGACGGCCCATCAGGCGGTAATCACCCTGAACCCGATCTGTTTCCCATTGGTTATGTCAGGAAACATGACGAGCAACGACCCCCTGTTCGTTTTTTGCAGGATGGTTCCCCGGCACCATACGGATCCCGCGGATTTGACCATTTCAAGGTCTGA
- a CDS encoding TenA family protein: MTSKTHTGYFWDQASDIFQKILKLPFNTELKEGSLRQDRFVYYMKQDAHYLADYGRALAIAGTRSGDTEIMKQFFDFANGAVVVERALHEHYLKEFGTGLDIPKSPTCEAYTGFLIRSAAVDPYPVTLAALLPCFWVYREVGLHIHQQAAAPNPYQQWIDTYAGEEFGASVDQAITLTEQAAMETTPAIREQMLQAYLTSTRLEWLFWDAAWRMESWPV; encoded by the coding sequence ATGACATCCAAAACTCACACCGGATACTTTTGGGACCAGGCTTCGGATATATTCCAAAAAATCCTGAAACTGCCTTTCAACACGGAACTGAAGGAAGGCTCCCTGAGGCAGGACAGATTTGTTTATTATATGAAGCAGGATGCCCATTATCTTGCTGATTATGGCAGGGCACTGGCTATAGCCGGCACCCGATCCGGCGATACGGAAATCATGAAGCAGTTTTTTGATTTTGCCAATGGTGCCGTTGTTGTGGAACGTGCACTCCATGAGCATTACCTGAAAGAGTTTGGTACCGGGCTGGATATTCCGAAATCGCCTACATGTGAGGCATACACCGGATTTCTGATCCGGTCAGCAGCAGTGGATCCCTATCCTGTGACCCTGGCCGCACTTCTGCCCTGCTTTTGGGTATACCGGGAAGTCGGATTGCATATTCATCAGCAAGCAGCAGCACCCAATCCGTATCAGCAATGGATTGACACATATGCCGGAGAAGAATTCGGGGCTTCTGTCGATCAGGCCATTACCCTTACCGAGCAGGCTGCAATGGAAACTACTCCGGCAATTCGGGAGCAGATGCTTCAGGCCTATCTTACCTCAACCCGGCTGGAGTGGCTGTTCTGGGATGCGGCATGGCGGATGGAAAGCTGGCCGGTCTGA
- the floA gene encoding flotillin-like protein FloA (flotillin-like protein involved in membrane lipid rafts) has protein sequence MEPYLLLAITGGVILLLFIFFYFIPIGLWITALFSGVRIGIFRDLVAMRLRKVPPGPIVKAAITATKAGIEVEIGKLEAHYLAGGNVQRVVNALISADKANIALGFERAAAIDLAGRDVFEAVQISVNPKVINTPVITALAKDGIQVKATARVTVRANLDRLVGGATEETVLARVGEGIVSTVGSSTDHKAVLENPDQITKTVLDKGLDSGTAFDILSIDIADVDVGENIGAKLQTDQASADLKVARARAEERRAMAVAVEQENRAKIQEMQARVVEAEAEVPKAISQAFRDGKLGVMDYYNMKNVMSDTDMRESIAKGTESEDPNDPHGDKPSGSGRGSKS, from the coding sequence ATGGAGCCATATTTGCTATTAGCTATTACAGGCGGTGTTATTCTCCTGCTTTTCATCTTTTTCTATTTCATTCCTATCGGACTCTGGATCACGGCCCTCTTTTCAGGGGTGCGGATTGGTATTTTCAGAGATCTTGTGGCTATGCGTCTTCGAAAGGTGCCTCCCGGCCCGATCGTAAAGGCGGCCATTACGGCAACCAAGGCAGGTATCGAGGTGGAAATTGGCAAGCTCGAGGCACACTATCTTGCCGGTGGTAATGTTCAGCGCGTTGTAAATGCTCTTATCTCTGCAGATAAAGCCAATATCGCGCTTGGATTTGAGCGGGCGGCCGCTATCGATCTTGCAGGGCGTGACGTGTTTGAGGCCGTGCAGATTTCAGTGAATCCGAAAGTGATCAACACTCCGGTGATTACCGCACTGGCCAAGGATGGTATCCAGGTGAAGGCAACCGCCCGGGTAACCGTACGTGCCAATCTTGACCGTCTTGTAGGTGGTGCTACAGAGGAAACCGTACTTGCACGGGTTGGCGAAGGAATCGTATCGACCGTGGGGTCCTCGACCGATCACAAAGCTGTGCTTGAAAATCCCGATCAGATAACAAAAACGGTATTGGACAAGGGACTTGACAGCGGTACGGCATTTGACATTCTTTCCATCGACATTGCCGACGTGGATGTCGGTGAGAACATCGGAGCCAAGCTTCAGACAGATCAGGCCAGCGCCGATCTCAAGGTGGCCCGCGCGCGTGCCGAGGAGCGAAGAGCCATGGCCGTTGCCGTCGAGCAGGAAAACCGTGCGAAGATCCAGGAGATGCAGGCACGCGTTGTCGAAGCCGAGGCCGAAGTACCGAAGGCGATCTCCCAGGCATTCCGCGATGGAAAGCTCGGTGTAATGGACTACTACAACATGAAAAACGTGATGTCGGATACCGACATGCGTGAGTCTATCGCCAAGGGAACCGAATCCGAAGATCCGAATGATCCGCATGGTGACAAGCCGTCAGGATCAGGTCGCGGAAGCAAGTCGTAA
- the thiE gene encoding thiamine phosphate synthase, which produces MKPESIKPDYNLYLVTDSGMTGRENLVRTVGEAVKGGVTVVQYREKTASTAAMIREAKAILALLKGTPVPLIINDRVDVALAVGADGVHLGHNDMDPVTARKIMGPDAVIGYSVESWQDLDDAERLDVDYYGVSPIFATPTKTDTGKPWGIEGMQKLRGLTGRPLVAIGGMNTDTISETLMAGADGVAVVSAICASENPLASARELHQIVTETKYNHTQ; this is translated from the coding sequence ATGAAGCCTGAATCGATAAAGCCTGATTACAACCTCTACCTCGTCACTGACAGCGGCATGACCGGCCGGGAGAATCTGGTACGCACCGTGGGAGAAGCGGTAAAAGGCGGCGTAACCGTCGTCCAGTACAGGGAAAAAACAGCATCCACGGCCGCCATGATCCGGGAAGCCAAGGCCATCCTTGCCCTTCTCAAAGGAACCCCGGTCCCCCTCATTATAAATGACCGGGTGGATGTAGCCCTTGCAGTGGGCGCAGACGGTGTTCACCTGGGTCACAACGACATGGATCCGGTCACTGCCCGAAAAATAATGGGTCCGGACGCTGTCATCGGATATTCGGTGGAATCCTGGCAGGATCTTGACGATGCTGAGCGGCTGGATGTCGACTATTACGGAGTCAGCCCGATTTTTGCTACTCCTACCAAAACGGATACGGGAAAACCCTGGGGCATTGAAGGGATGCAAAAACTGCGCGGGTTAACCGGCAGACCCCTCGTAGCGATCGGCGGCATGAACACGGATACCATATCTGAAACCCTGATGGCCGGAGCCGATGGAGTGGCCGTCGTATCGGCAATCTGTGCTTCCGAAAATCCTCTGGCATCTGCCAGAGAGCTGCATCAGATCGTTACTGAAACCAAATACAACCACACCCAATGA
- the thiM gene encoding hydroxyethylthiazole kinase: MNNDLLIQNFNAIRTQAPLVHSITNHVVMNTTANTLLALGGSPVMAHAKEEAADMTRISGALVLNIGTLSPHWVDAMHLSLDAAREAGKPVVLDPVGAGATPYRTKTAHELLGAGGVSVLRGNASEILALTPAGGQTKGVDSTDEADKAFDAIRDLAGKYSVTVSVSGKTDHIITPDRHIRVHNGHELLSRITGMGCTASVFTGAFCAVNDDPAAAAAHAMITFGIAGEIAALYSKGPGSMQAALLDTLSSLDQETLSKMVHADEA; the protein is encoded by the coding sequence ATGAATAACGATCTGCTGATTCAGAACTTCAATGCCATCCGGACGCAAGCTCCGCTTGTTCACAGTATTACCAACCATGTCGTGATGAACACGACTGCCAATACCCTGCTGGCGCTTGGAGGCTCACCGGTTATGGCTCATGCCAAAGAGGAAGCCGCCGACATGACCCGCATTTCGGGTGCCCTTGTGCTGAATATCGGCACACTTAGTCCGCATTGGGTTGATGCCATGCACCTTTCGCTTGATGCCGCACGCGAAGCAGGAAAACCTGTCGTACTGGATCCCGTCGGTGCCGGTGCCACACCCTATCGCACAAAGACTGCCCATGAGCTTCTCGGTGCCGGTGGTGTGAGTGTATTGCGCGGCAATGCCTCCGAAATACTTGCGCTAACTCCGGCCGGCGGACAAACCAAAGGGGTGGACAGCACGGACGAAGCCGATAAAGCATTCGATGCCATCCGCGATCTGGCCGGCAAATACAGCGTCACCGTATCCGTGAGCGGAAAAACCGATCACATCATCACACCGGACCGTCACATCCGCGTGCACAACGGACACGAACTCTTGTCCCGGATCACGGGAATGGGTTGTACGGCCTCTGTTTTCACAGGCGCCTTTTGTGCGGTGAATGATGACCCTGCTGCGGCCGCGGCCCACGCGATGATCACCTTTGGTATTGCCGGTGAAATTGCAGCACTGTACAGCAAGGGACCCGGCAGCATGCAGGCCGCCCTGCTTGACACCCTCTCCTCACTCGATCAGGAAACGCTGTCAAAAATGGTACATGCTGATGAAGCCTGA
- the thiD gene encoding bifunctional hydroxymethylpyrimidine kinase/phosphomethylpyrimidine kinase has protein sequence MSEETSGKVIPRTLTIAGSDSGGGAGIQADLKTFSALGCYGMSVLTAVTAQNTREVTHIHNIPPDIIRAQLDAIFNDIGADAVKIGMLSNSGVIRAVSDSLKQHKAQNIVLDTVMVAKSGDHLLQDDAVMTLKEELIPLSALVTPNIPEAEVLTGSKITSRSDMETAGKALLDMGPDAVLVKGGHLNLGSVSMDCLIYKTADGIDHTRWFELPRINTRNNHGTGCTLSSAIAAGLARELSLEAAVKDALWYLNEALKQSTGWNLGNGHGPVHHFHPWWQPETAEPDVS, from the coding sequence ATGTCAGAAGAAACTTCCGGAAAAGTTATTCCAAGAACACTCACTATCGCAGGATCAGACAGTGGCGGCGGGGCCGGCATCCAGGCCGATCTCAAAACCTTTTCCGCTCTGGGATGTTACGGGATGTCCGTTCTGACCGCCGTGACGGCCCAAAATACCAGAGAGGTAACACATATTCACAATATCCCGCCTGATATCATACGCGCACAGCTGGATGCAATCTTCAATGATATCGGTGCCGATGCAGTCAAAATCGGTATGCTCAGCAACAGCGGGGTTATCCGAGCCGTTTCTGACTCCCTTAAACAGCACAAGGCCCAGAACATCGTACTGGACACGGTGATGGTTGCAAAAAGCGGCGATCACCTGCTGCAGGATGATGCTGTCATGACACTGAAAGAGGAACTAATCCCCCTTTCTGCCCTGGTGACACCAAATATTCCTGAGGCTGAAGTGCTTACCGGCAGCAAAATCACCAGCCGCAGCGATATGGAGACGGCAGGCAAAGCACTTCTGGATATGGGTCCGGATGCCGTACTGGTCAAAGGCGGTCATCTCAACCTTGGAAGTGTGAGCATGGACTGTCTGATTTACAAAACTGCTGACGGAATTGACCATACAAGGTGGTTTGAACTTCCCCGAATCAATACCAGGAACAATCACGGAACAGGGTGTACACTTTCATCTGCCATTGCGGCCGGACTGGCCAGGGAGCTCTCCCTGGAGGCGGCGGTCAAGGATGCTCTCTGGTACCTCAACGAAGCGCTGAAACAGTCCACCGGCTGGAATCTCGGCAACGGCCACGGGCCGGTGCACCATTTTCATCCGTGGTGGCAGCCAGAGACGGCTGAACCTGATGTCAGCTAA